From the Cryptomeria japonica chromosome 2, Sugi_1.0, whole genome shotgun sequence genome, one window contains:
- the LOC131037100 gene encoding auxin-responsive protein SAUR40 has product MKGIKQKIWSFIFLIFKKDKCYVSLGSEPDPKMFPQCIRPHSVNGNSDNSLVVPEGCFSVYVGKDKRKFFLPIAYLSHPVIRALLRRSAEEYGVSQAGVLRIPCDVKSFQHVLWLVHSDPSGKDKNTEEIAKHYYLVCGTQLI; this is encoded by the coding sequence ATGAAGGGCATCAAGCAGAAGATATGGAGTTTTATATTTCTAATTTTTAAGAAGGACAAATGCTATGTGTCTCTTGGTTCAGAACCTGATCCAAAAATGTTCCCACAGTGTATAAGACCACATTCAGTGAATGGGAATAGTGATAATAGTCTTGTTGTTCCAGAAGGGTGCTTTTCTGTGTATGTGGGGAAAGATAAGAGAAAGTTTTTTCTTCCCATTGCTTATTTGAGCCATCCAGTTATACGAGCTCTTCTTAGAAGAAGTGCTGAGGAGTATGGAGTTAGTCAAGCTGGGGTTCTCAGAATCCCTTGTGATGTGAAGAGTTTCCAACATGTGTTATGGCTGGTTCACAGCGATCCCAGCGGGAAGGACAAAAACACAGAGGAAATTGCTAAGCATTATTATCTGGTATGTGGCACACAACTCATTTGA